Proteins co-encoded in one Geothermobacter ehrlichii genomic window:
- a CDS encoding YhdP family protein: MARKSSRQIARIIILLFCLGALGLSLFLATFDLNRYRGEIESALSDLFRRPVRFASIRFSVTKGLAIDCNQLVIGKDASDTIYLQADHLYIKVGLLPLLQGQLTLRKIILARPQLVINLDRPQKAGPAPPADSGSDWSDTGLSEIRIHDGAIELRFPRKSGYPPLRLTGADLGLGARPDGRLDLVLDARLEKERLSTPLHLEGIVRGDSPLQWGRNPLTLALRLHGLPLDAIDHRLLPDGVALAGRADLDCRLQGNPNEELAFDLDLAADSGSLMRRERPPLPLGRWRLQGTWRRQNGTQSLAGLTLNHGRLRLNGELQLDRDNLAGQIRLAPLALDELRPWLPQADLPRPTGTLGFDLVLPRTPWTELTATGLLRRLRGEFRLADLALPLEKLPPLEQGEARLRLADSVLSIERFTASWQGRTQQLQGRVDLTGDIPTLELNAELSPPLTALLQKTGMDANRIDLNGPLPVQARINGPLANPRLAIEGDLTRLTANLGGWFRKQAGEAGTMKLQLQYGNGGWTIERGRITLAATSVDFNGSIGSRGAYSLHLSSDAVDLRRLGTSRHLAWYRLRGTAGLDLQLAGSADRPLQINGRITLQNAGTHLTSILADLDRIKGTFLFHGRSFDTVLLNARLGDSPVTIQARLADFDRPRLELRLQGRKVRADELIFKTTDNWFHNLDAELAIDGDGIRFKKVAVRLDGGTDCVVSGAMLGWKNPQVQLQANAAWADIDEIIGLWRGPAKAHSPAAEGPPASGKKSRQGTLVTVEARVARGRFGRLNFTEAAGTVTSDGRGLLTVFPLHFRAREGYATGMVISDGTGPGPTRLKIAGHAENFPAAAIHRDLLQQKSLLSGTLRGDFYLEGEAGRNFIPTLDGGVSLEVRDGVLNKFAFLSKVFSLLNVSQLFAFKLPDLVEKGMPYQSLTVTVSIEQGIVHTEDLLLRSEAMDLSFVGDYDLPRNRLDAVVGVKPLKTVDRIITKIPIAGWILGGRERALVTAHFKITGDASKPQVEAIPVTSLSKKIFGIFKRVLTLPGEVLTDPGKVLLPQPSDPEK, encoded by the coding sequence ATGGCCCGAAAAAGCTCTCGCCAAATCGCCCGCATCATCATCCTGCTGTTCTGCCTGGGAGCCCTCGGCCTGAGCCTCTTCCTCGCCACCTTCGACCTGAACCGCTACCGTGGCGAAATCGAATCGGCCCTGAGCGACCTCTTCCGCCGCCCGGTCCGCTTCGCCAGCATCCGTTTTTCCGTCACCAAAGGACTGGCCATCGACTGCAACCAACTGGTGATCGGAAAAGACGCCAGCGACACCATTTACCTGCAGGCCGACCATCTCTACATCAAGGTCGGCCTGCTGCCACTGCTGCAGGGGCAGCTGACCCTGCGCAAAATCATCCTGGCGCGGCCGCAACTGGTCATCAACCTCGACCGGCCGCAAAAAGCCGGGCCGGCCCCGCCGGCCGACAGCGGCAGCGACTGGTCCGACACCGGCCTGAGCGAAATCCGCATCCACGACGGCGCCATCGAACTGCGCTTCCCCAGGAAAAGCGGCTATCCGCCGCTGCGGCTGACCGGCGCCGACCTCGGCCTCGGCGCCCGGCCGGACGGTCGGCTCGATCTCGTGCTCGACGCCCGCCTCGAGAAGGAACGGCTGAGCACCCCCCTTCACCTCGAAGGTATCGTTCGCGGCGACAGTCCGCTGCAATGGGGCCGCAATCCGCTGACCCTGGCTCTCAGGCTGCACGGCCTCCCCCTGGATGCCATCGACCACCGGCTGCTGCCCGACGGCGTCGCCCTCGCCGGCCGGGCCGACCTCGACTGCCGGCTGCAGGGCAATCCGAACGAAGAACTCGCCTTCGATCTCGATCTGGCCGCCGACAGCGGCAGCCTGATGCGCCGGGAACGGCCGCCTCTCCCCCTCGGCCGCTGGCGCCTGCAAGGGACCTGGCGGCGGCAAAACGGAACCCAGAGTCTGGCCGGGCTGACCCTGAACCACGGCCGTCTGCGCCTGAACGGCGAACTGCAGCTGGACCGGGACAACCTCGCCGGCCAGATTCGGCTGGCGCCGCTCGCCCTTGACGAGCTGCGCCCCTGGCTGCCGCAAGCAGACCTGCCCCGGCCGACCGGCACCCTCGGTTTCGATCTCGTCCTGCCGCGGACCCCCTGGACGGAACTGACCGCTACCGGCCTGCTGCGCCGTCTGCGGGGAGAATTCCGCCTTGCCGACCTGGCCCTGCCGCTCGAAAAGCTTCCACCGCTCGAGCAGGGAGAAGCCCGCCTGCGGCTGGCGGACAGCGTTCTGAGCATTGAGCGCTTTACCGCCAGCTGGCAGGGTCGGACCCAACAGCTGCAGGGCCGCGTCGATCTGACCGGAGACATCCCGACCCTTGAGTTGAACGCCGAGCTGTCGCCGCCGCTGACGGCGCTGCTGCAGAAAACCGGCATGGATGCGAACCGGATCGACCTGAACGGTCCGCTGCCCGTCCAGGCGCGCATCAACGGACCGCTCGCCAACCCGCGACTCGCCATCGAGGGCGACCTGACCCGGCTGACCGCCAACCTCGGCGGCTGGTTCCGCAAGCAGGCGGGCGAAGCCGGCACGATGAAACTGCAGCTGCAATACGGGAACGGAGGCTGGACGATCGAGCGGGGACGGATCACGCTGGCGGCGACGAGCGTCGATTTCAACGGCTCCATCGGCAGCAGGGGAGCCTACAGCCTGCACCTGAGCAGCGACGCCGTCGACCTGCGGCGTCTCGGCACCAGCCGGCATCTCGCCTGGTACCGTCTGCGCGGCACCGCCGGTCTCGACCTGCAGCTTGCCGGCTCCGCCGACAGGCCGCTGCAGATCAACGGCCGAATCACCCTGCAGAACGCCGGCACGCACCTCACCTCCATCCTCGCCGACCTCGACCGGATCAAAGGCACTTTCCTGTTCCACGGCCGTTCCTTTGACACCGTTCTGCTCAACGCCCGGCTGGGAGATTCGCCGGTCACCATCCAGGCCCGTCTCGCCGACTTCGACCGGCCGCGCCTGGAACTGCGGCTGCAGGGGCGCAAGGTGCGGGCCGATGAACTGATCTTCAAAACGACCGACAACTGGTTTCACAACCTGGATGCCGAACTTGCCATCGACGGTGACGGCATCCGCTTCAAGAAGGTCGCCGTACGCCTCGACGGCGGCACCGACTGCGTCGTCAGCGGCGCCATGCTGGGCTGGAAAAACCCGCAGGTGCAGCTGCAGGCAAACGCCGCCTGGGCCGACATCGACGAAATCATCGGGCTCTGGCGGGGGCCGGCCAAGGCCCACTCCCCCGCCGCGGAAGGGCCGCCGGCGTCAGGAAAAAAGAGCAGACAGGGAACGCTGGTCACCGTCGAGGCCCGGGTCGCCAGAGGGCGTTTCGGCCGCCTGAACTTCACGGAGGCCGCCGGAACCGTCACCAGCGACGGACGCGGCCTGCTGACCGTCTTTCCCCTGCATTTCAGGGCCAGAGAGGGCTACGCCACCGGTATGGTGATCAGCGACGGCACCGGCCCCGGCCCGACCCGGCTGAAGATAGCCGGGCACGCGGAAAACTTTCCGGCGGCGGCCATTCATCGCGACCTGTTGCAGCAAAAGAGCCTGCTCAGCGGCACCCTGCGCGGCGATTTCTACCTGGAGGGCGAAGCCGGCAGGAACTTCATCCCCACCCTCGACGGCGGCGTCAGCCTCGAGGTCAGGGACGGCGTGCTGAACAAGTTCGCCTTCCTCTCCAAGGTCTTCTCCCTGCTCAATGTGTCGCAGCTCTTCGCCTTCAAGCTGCCCGACCTGGTGGAAAAGGGGATGCCCTACCAGAGCCTGACAGTGACCGTCTCGATCGAACAGGGGATAGTGCACACCGAAGACCTGCTGCTGCGCAGCGAGGCCATGGACCTTTCCTTCGTCGGCGACTACGACCTGCCGCGCAACCGGCTCGATGCCGTGGTCGGGGTCAAACCGCTGAAGACCGTCGACAGGATCATCACCAAGATCCCCATCGCCGGCTGGATTCTCGGCGGGCGGGAACGGGCGCTGGTCACCGCCCACTTCAAAATCACCGGCGACGCCTCAAAACCGCAGGTCGAGGCCATCCCCGTCACCTCGCTGTCAAAAAAGATCTTCGGCATCTTCAAACGGGTGCTCACCCTGCCCGGCGAAGTGCTGACCGATCCGGGCAAGGTGCTGCTGCCGCAGCCGAGCGACCCTGAAAAATAG
- the ubiE gene encoding bifunctional demethylmenaquinone methyltransferase/2-methoxy-6-polyprenyl-1,4-benzoquinol methylase UbiE, whose product MFRLSEKGRNIREMFDAIAPRYDLLNRLLSLGIDRRWRTRAVSQLAIPPGGRVLDVATGTGDVALEIAFRTDPSVKIVGLDLTPGMLVVGKGKIAATRHRDRITLVSCPCEAIPHPDATFDGVTIAFGIRNVVDREAGLKEMFRVLKPGGRAVILEFSTPSNPFFRAIYHFYFHRILPLLGGLLSKRSAYSYLPDSVSKFPDRAAFKAMMAAAGFTGLYHRDLTFGIATIYVGDRPA is encoded by the coding sequence ATGTTTCGACTCAGTGAAAAGGGGCGCAACATCCGCGAGATGTTTGACGCCATCGCCCCCCGCTACGACCTGCTCAACCGGCTGCTGTCGCTCGGCATCGACCGGCGCTGGCGCACCCGCGCCGTGTCACAGCTGGCCATACCGCCGGGCGGCCGGGTCCTCGACGTCGCCACCGGAACCGGCGACGTCGCCCTCGAAATCGCCTTCCGTACCGATCCAAGCGTCAAGATCGTCGGCCTCGACCTGACGCCCGGCATGCTGGTGGTCGGCAAGGGAAAAATCGCGGCGACCCGGCACCGCGACCGCATCACGCTGGTCAGCTGCCCCTGCGAAGCCATCCCGCATCCGGACGCCACCTTCGACGGCGTCACCATCGCCTTCGGCATCCGCAACGTGGTCGATCGCGAAGCCGGCCTGAAAGAGATGTTTCGGGTGCTCAAGCCGGGCGGACGGGCGGTCATACTCGAATTCTCCACGCCGAGCAATCCCTTCTTCCGGGCGATCTACCACTTCTACTTTCATCGCATTCTCCCCCTGCTCGGAGGGCTGCTGTCGAAACGGAGCGCCTACAGTTACCTGCCCGACTCGGTGAGCAAATTTCCCGACCGGGCGGCGTTCAAGGCGATGATGGCCGCTGCCGGCTTCACCGGCCTCTACCACCGGGACCTGACCTTCGGCATCGCCACCATCTACGTCGGCGACCGGCCGGCCTGA
- a CDS encoding cysteine hydrolase family protein, with the protein MRQALVIIDMLNDFVQPGAPLEVPATREILPALQQRLRQARAQGLPVIHVCDAHAPDDSEFSRMGWPPHAVRGTRGAQIVDELAPLPGETTVCKTTYSGFHATDLDEHLRRLQVDELVLTGCVTSICVLYTAADAVMRGYRVRVPADCVAHLDPGDGAFALRQMRQVLGVDVEED; encoded by the coding sequence ATGCGACAGGCCCTTGTCATCATCGACATGCTCAACGACTTCGTCCAGCCCGGCGCCCCCCTGGAAGTTCCGGCGACCCGGGAGATCCTGCCGGCCCTGCAACAGCGCCTGCGGCAGGCGCGCGCGCAGGGACTGCCGGTCATCCACGTCTGCGACGCCCACGCCCCCGACGACAGCGAGTTCAGCCGCATGGGCTGGCCGCCGCACGCCGTGCGCGGCACCCGGGGCGCACAGATTGTCGACGAGCTGGCTCCCCTGCCCGGCGAAACCACGGTCTGCAAGACCACCTATTCGGGATTCCACGCCACCGACCTGGACGAGCATCTGCGCCGGCTGCAGGTCGACGAACTGGTCCTGACCGGCTGCGTCACCAGCATCTGCGTGCTGTACACGGCGGCCGACGCGGTGATGCGCGGCTACCGGGTCAGGGTTCCCGCCGACTGCGTCGCCCATCTCGACCCCGGGGACGGGGCCTTCGCCCTGCGGCAGATGCGGCAGGTGCTGGGCGTCGACGTCGAGGAAGACTGA
- a CDS encoding (deoxy)nucleoside triphosphate pyrophosphohydrolase produces the protein MPPLIVTAAIIEEQGRFLVTRRPDDCRHAGLWEFPGGKLEDGEAPEQALIRELREELDLDIEVAGIVDVLHHRYDWGAILLLAYRARILGGRIRHLGVAEHRWVRPDEMLALPFLPADAPLVRKLAGT, from the coding sequence ATGCCGCCCCTGATCGTCACCGCAGCCATCATCGAGGAGCAAGGCCGTTTCCTGGTCACCCGCCGCCCGGACGACTGCCGTCACGCCGGCCTGTGGGAGTTTCCCGGCGGCAAACTGGAAGACGGCGAAGCCCCCGAGCAGGCCTTGATCCGCGAGTTGCGCGAAGAACTCGATCTCGACATCGAGGTCGCCGGCATCGTCGATGTCCTTCACCATCGCTACGACTGGGGCGCCATCCTGCTGCTCGCCTACCGGGCACGCATCCTCGGCGGTCGAATCCGTCACCTCGGCGTGGCCGAACACCGCTGGGTGCGTCCCGACGAGATGCTGGCGCTTCCCTTCCTGCCGGCCGACGCTCCCCTGGTACGGAAACTGGCGGGGACCTGA
- a CDS encoding IclR family transcriptional regulator, whose translation MGARGRESYSIQSVENALDVLEALSEEEGEVRISRLSQRLGMNKTSVFRLMATFESRGYVEREDGSSKYRLGLSAYEVAQKLLSRMELLRKARPVMEKLVRSTKEAVYLTVPRTGEVLFFDMVDTTYQVKIVSLVGRRYPLETTAAGRVQLAFAEESDRPQLDEGQKLDLTRIHAQGFCQDTGTLGDGVTALAVPLLTKGGRLAGSLCLVAPDFRMSEEIIRDELAPQLVEAGTIISSKLGYVGHFLGGGVSPGRN comes from the coding sequence TTGGGCGCGAGAGGGCGTGAATCCTATTCCATCCAGTCGGTCGAGAACGCGCTGGACGTTCTCGAGGCGCTCTCCGAAGAGGAAGGCGAGGTACGCATTTCACGGCTCAGCCAGCGCCTCGGCATGAACAAAACCAGCGTTTTCCGGCTGATGGCCACCTTCGAGAGCCGTGGCTATGTCGAACGCGAAGACGGATCGAGCAAATACCGGCTGGGACTTTCTGCCTACGAGGTCGCGCAGAAACTGCTTTCCCGCATGGAGCTGCTGCGCAAGGCCAGGCCGGTGATGGAAAAGCTGGTTCGCTCCACGAAAGAAGCGGTCTACCTCACCGTACCGCGCACCGGAGAGGTACTGTTCTTTGACATGGTCGACACCACCTACCAGGTCAAGATCGTATCCCTGGTGGGTCGCCGCTACCCGCTGGAAACCACGGCGGCCGGTCGTGTTCAGCTCGCCTTCGCCGAAGAAAGCGACAGACCGCAGCTCGACGAAGGACAGAAGCTCGACCTGACCCGCATCCACGCCCAGGGCTTCTGCCAGGACACGGGCACGCTCGGCGACGGCGTCACCGCCCTGGCGGTGCCGCTGCTGACCAAGGGCGGGCGGCTGGCCGGCAGTCTCTGCCTGGTCGCCCCGGACTTCCGGATGTCAGAGGAGATCATCCGGGACGAACTGGCGCCGCAACTGGTCGAGGCCGGCACCATCATTTCCAGCAAGCTCGGCTATGTCGGTCATTTTCTCGGCGGCGGAGTTTCTCCCGGCCGCAATTGA
- a CDS encoding DUF4212 domain-containing protein, which produces MAEHHAHDHEGYWKATLGLVRNILIVWFVVSYGLGIILAPALNGIKIGGYPLGFWFAQQGSIYVFVALIFIYAKLMGKIDEKFDVHED; this is translated from the coding sequence ATGGCAGAACATCATGCACATGATCACGAAGGGTATTGGAAAGCGACCCTCGGCCTGGTCAGAAACATTCTGATCGTCTGGTTCGTCGTGTCCTACGGGCTCGGCATCATTCTGGCCCCGGCACTCAACGGCATCAAGATTGGCGGTTATCCGCTGGGATTCTGGTTCGCCCAGCAGGGCTCCATTTATGTTTTCGTGGCGCTCATCTTCATCTACGCCAAACTCATGGGCAAAATCGACGAGAAGTTTGACGTCCACGAAGATTAA
- a CDS encoding sodium:solute symporter family protein, with protein sequence MSLQTITYIIVGLTFALYIGIAIWARAGSTKEFYVAGGGVHPVLNGMATGADWMSAASFISMAGLIAAMGYGGGLFLMGWTGGYVLLAMLLAPYLRKFGKFTVPQFFGSRYYSQGASTVAVLCLLMASVTYIIGQMTGVGVAFSRFLGVSNTMGIIVGMAIVFVYAVFGGMKGITYTQVAQYCVLIIAYTVPAIFISLHLTGNPLPQLGLGSDLVGTTTPLLEKLDQISMELGFAQYTTTPRLSYFNMFVYTVSLMIGTAGLPHVIVRFFTVPKVKDARSSAGWALVFIALLYTTAPAVAAMAKINLLKTIHPGIMQGSDVFAPEAQIKYDERPDWMKRWEVTGLLKFNDKNGDGRIQYYNDKNKTFAEKAKAAGWAGNELSVNRDIMVLANPEIAMLPNWVIALVAAGGLAAALSTAAGLLLAISSAISHDLLKEKFMPDLSEKGELLAGKIAMACSIMVAGYLGLNPPDFAAGTVAIAFGLAASSIFPALMMGIFSKTMNKQGAIAGMLAGIGVTMLYVFAHKGIFFIKGTSFLGLFGGKPNFFFGIEPNAFGAIGAVVNFIVAFAVKNMTAPVPDEIAQLVEAVRIPKGSKEIGGAH encoded by the coding sequence ATGAGTCTGCAAACCATTACATACATTATTGTCGGCCTGACCTTCGCGCTCTATATCGGCATCGCCATCTGGGCCCGTGCCGGCAGCACCAAGGAGTTCTACGTCGCCGGCGGCGGTGTTCACCCCGTTCTCAACGGTATGGCAACTGGCGCCGACTGGATGTCGGCTGCGTCCTTCATCTCCATGGCCGGCCTGATCGCCGCCATGGGCTACGGCGGCGGCCTGTTCCTGATGGGCTGGACGGGCGGCTACGTCCTGCTGGCCATGCTGCTCGCCCCCTACCTGCGCAAGTTCGGCAAGTTCACCGTGCCACAGTTCTTCGGCTCCCGCTACTATTCCCAGGGCGCCAGCACGGTCGCCGTTCTCTGCCTGCTGATGGCTTCCGTCACCTACATCATCGGTCAGATGACCGGTGTCGGTGTCGCCTTCTCCCGCTTCCTCGGTGTTTCGAACACCATGGGCATCATCGTCGGTATGGCCATCGTCTTCGTCTACGCCGTTTTCGGCGGCATGAAGGGGATCACCTACACCCAGGTCGCCCAGTACTGCGTCCTGATCATCGCCTACACCGTACCGGCGATCTTCATCTCGCTGCACCTGACCGGCAATCCCCTGCCGCAGCTTGGCCTCGGTTCCGACCTGGTCGGCACCACCACTCCGCTGCTGGAGAAACTCGACCAGATCTCCATGGAACTCGGCTTCGCCCAGTACACCACCACGCCGCGGCTGAGCTACTTCAACATGTTCGTCTACACCGTGTCGCTGATGATCGGCACCGCCGGTCTGCCGCACGTCATCGTCCGCTTCTTCACCGTGCCCAAGGTCAAGGACGCCCGTTCCTCCGCCGGCTGGGCCCTGGTCTTCATCGCCCTGCTCTACACCACCGCTCCGGCCGTGGCGGCAATGGCCAAGATCAACCTGCTCAAGACCATCCATCCCGGCATCATGCAGGGTAGCGATGTCTTCGCTCCTGAAGCCCAGATCAAGTACGACGAGCGTCCCGACTGGATGAAACGCTGGGAAGTCACCGGCCTGCTGAAGTTCAATGACAAGAACGGCGACGGCCGCATCCAGTACTACAATGACAAGAACAAGACGTTCGCCGAGAAGGCCAAGGCCGCCGGCTGGGCCGGTAATGAGCTGAGCGTCAACCGCGACATCATGGTTCTCGCAAATCCCGAGATCGCCATGCTGCCCAACTGGGTCATCGCCCTGGTCGCCGCCGGTGGTCTGGCCGCCGCGCTCTCCACCGCCGCCGGCCTGCTGCTGGCCATCTCGTCGGCCATCTCGCACGACCTGCTGAAAGAGAAGTTCATGCCTGACCTCTCCGAGAAGGGCGAGCTTCTCGCCGGCAAGATCGCCATGGCCTGCTCCATCATGGTGGCCGGCTACCTCGGCCTGAATCCGCCCGACTTCGCTGCCGGTACCGTGGCCATTGCCTTCGGCCTGGCCGCCAGCTCCATCTTCCCGGCGCTGATGATGGGCATCTTCAGCAAGACTATGAACAAGCAGGGCGCCATCGCCGGCATGCTGGCCGGAATCGGCGTGACCATGCTCTACGTCTTCGCCCACAAAGGCATCTTCTTCATCAAGGGGACCTCGTTCCTCGGCCTGTTCGGCGGCAAACCCAACTTCTTCTTCGGCATCGAGCCGAACGCCTTCGGCGCCATCGGCGCTGTCGTCAACTTCATCGTCGCCTTCGCCGTCAAGAACATGACCGCTCCGGTGCCCGATGAGATCGCCCAGCTGGTCGAAGCCGTTCGTATCCCCAAGGGTTCGAAGGAGATCGGCGGCGCTCACTGA
- a CDS encoding putative nucleotidyltransferase substrate binding domain-containing protein, with product MGRISTLKDTQPFNLLPDEVVTRLEQAALIRKFPPHIHIFNQNDPPTGYLYIVRRGLVEIVATTPGGVEMVVDLRSDGSFFGCTPILTNESYTAGARTAKETECYLIPAELIAETVRDYPDVADFFTRAVYSRVRSLYADMVSDHAQSALTQMEAYPFKKRLSEIMTSPVITCDGKATARDVARTMTRHGIGAIVVSNERNRADGIITQNDLVTKVLARDSANPAELTAERIMTPSPLTLPPSAYMYEAATFMMARRIKHLPVVDNGELVGIISLRDLMKYRSQKSMLLVGSVKEAKNLDDLARAKQEIVKVAKGLMSETRSPFETMEILSYIHHCILRRGYELVLEQMRAEGMVPPPIRHCFIIMGSGGRKEMLLGPDQDNGFIFEDFPEEMRQEVDAFFVPFAERLVAAYAAIGYPLCNGKVMANNPLWRGRLQDWKERITEWIRVPEPQRVRYSTIFFDFMPLVGDTSLCQDLRDIVHLLIRETPVFLYHLMELDFQHKVPLSLLGRFVVEKDDEIRGKLSLKQAGSIFIVDCVRIFMLEQGFEATTTIERLDELVKRGVFTQDTAEHLKAALEAFTFLRLRNEINLIEQGKKPTHYLDPYALSRIEQDLLKEAFRAAGKLQDSTRRHFSRLVH from the coding sequence ATGGGCCGGATCAGCACACTCAAGGACACACAACCCTTCAACCTGCTGCCCGACGAGGTGGTGACCCGCCTCGAACAGGCCGCCCTCATCAGGAAATTTCCGCCGCACATCCACATTTTCAACCAGAACGATCCGCCCACCGGCTATCTCTACATCGTGCGCCGGGGGCTGGTAGAAATCGTCGCCACCACCCCCGGCGGGGTGGAGATGGTGGTCGATCTGCGCAGCGACGGCTCCTTTTTCGGCTGCACCCCCATTCTGACCAACGAGTCATACACCGCCGGCGCCCGCACCGCCAAGGAAACCGAGTGCTACCTCATCCCGGCGGAGTTGATCGCCGAAACCGTCCGCGACTATCCCGACGTGGCGGACTTCTTCACCCGCGCCGTCTATTCACGGGTGCGCAGCCTCTACGCCGACATGGTCAGTGACCACGCCCAGAGCGCGCTGACCCAGATGGAGGCCTATCCGTTCAAGAAACGGCTGTCGGAAATCATGACTTCGCCCGTCATCACCTGCGACGGCAAGGCGACCGCCCGGGATGTCGCCCGGACCATGACCCGGCATGGCATCGGCGCCATCGTCGTCTCCAACGAAAGGAACCGCGCGGACGGCATCATCACCCAGAACGACCTGGTGACCAAGGTTCTGGCGCGGGACAGCGCCAATCCGGCGGAACTGACCGCCGAGCGGATCATGACCCCCTCCCCCCTGACCCTGCCGCCGTCCGCCTACATGTACGAAGCGGCGACCTTCATGATGGCGCGCCGCATCAAACACCTGCCGGTGGTCGACAACGGCGAACTGGTCGGCATCATCTCCCTGCGCGACCTGATGAAGTACCGCAGCCAGAAGTCGATGCTGCTGGTCGGCAGCGTCAAGGAGGCGAAAAACCTCGACGACCTGGCCCGGGCCAAGCAGGAGATCGTCAAGGTCGCCAAGGGGTTGATGAGCGAGACCCGCTCGCCTTTCGAAACCATGGAGATCCTCTCCTACATCCACCACTGCATCCTGCGGCGCGGCTACGAGCTGGTGCTGGAGCAGATGCGCGCCGAAGGGATGGTGCCGCCTCCCATCCGCCACTGCTTCATCATCATGGGCAGCGGCGGCCGCAAGGAGATGCTGCTCGGTCCCGACCAGGACAACGGCTTCATTTTCGAGGACTTCCCCGAGGAGATGCGGCAGGAGGTCGACGCCTTCTTCGTCCCCTTCGCCGAACGGCTGGTCGCCGCCTACGCCGCAATCGGCTATCCGCTGTGCAACGGCAAGGTGATGGCCAACAACCCCCTCTGGCGCGGCCGGCTGCAGGACTGGAAGGAGCGCATCACCGAGTGGATCAGGGTTCCGGAACCGCAACGGGTGCGCTACTCGACCATCTTCTTCGATTTCATGCCCCTGGTCGGCGACACCAGCCTCTGCCAGGACCTGCGCGACATCGTCCACCTGCTGATCCGCGAAACCCCGGTCTTCCTCTACCACCTGATGGAGCTCGACTTCCAGCACAAGGTGCCCCTCAGCCTGCTTGGCCGCTTCGTGGTCGAAAAGGACGACGAGATCAGGGGGAAGCTCTCCCTGAAACAGGCCGGCAGCATCTTCATCGTCGACTGCGTGCGCATCTTCATGCTCGAACAGGGGTTCGAGGCGACCACCACCATCGAGCGGCTGGACGAACTGGTCAAGCGCGGCGTCTTCACCCAGGACACGGCCGAACACCTCAAGGCCGCACTGGAGGCCTTCACCTTCCTGCGCCTGCGCAACGAGATCAACCTGATCGAGCAGGGAAAGAAGCCCACCCACTACCTTGATCCCTAC